The genome window gtttgtctgtgagtgagagtgtgagcgagagagtgaaagagagagagagagagagagagagagagagagagagagagagagagagagagagagagagagagagagagagagagagagagagaacgaaagagagagagataacatgaaTAAGAACCCCTTGGTCCCCCCGGCCAGATCTCGCAGCAGGTGGAGCTGGCGCGGCGCATGGCGGAGCGGCAGATGGCGCTGCAGGTGGCGTCCGTGCGCGAGCTGATGCTGTGGTTCGTGCCCTTCGCCGTCACCTCGTACGCCTTCCTGTACCGCGGCTACCGCAACACCAACAGCTGGGTCGTCCTGTTCCCGCTCATCCCCGTCACCTTCGGCCTCGCGTACCAGCTGCACTACGCCTACGGCAGCAAGACGGCGCAGATCAGAGGTACGGGCGCGGGGCCTTCTCTGAGGTggccctgcctttctctctttccctggctcgctctcttgctcttcctctgactttttcttgctttctctgtccctttcttcctttctttttcttttttctttcttcctatccgtctccgtctctttcggtcttttttcattctttctctatttccctctccctcctctctctacccccaccctctttctctctccttcccccctctctctttctctctccccccctcactctttctccctccccccctctctctctctctcccactctccctctccctctctctctctctctctctctcttctctctctctctctctctctctctctctctctctctctctctctctctctctctctctctctctctctctctctctctctctctctctctctctctctctcttctccttctctctctctctcttctccttctctctctctctctctccttctctctctctctctctctccttctctctctctctctctctctctctctctctctctctctctctctctctctctctctctctctctctctctctctctctctctctctcctctctctctctctctctctctcccctcctctctctctctctctctctcttcctctcctcctctctctctctctctctctctccttccctcccctccctctcctctctctctctctctctctctctctctctctctctctctctctctctctctctctctctctctctctctctctctctctctctctctctctccttccctcccctcctctccctcctctctctctctctctctctctctctctctctctctctctctctctctctctctctctctctctctctccttccctcccctctctctcctttctctctctctctctctctctctctctctctctctctctctctctctctctctctctctctctctctctctctctctctctctcctccctcactcactctcactctctccccctctctctctctctctctccctctctctctctctctctcccctctctctctctctctcccctctctctctctctcacccccccctctctctctctctctctcccctctctctctctctccccccccccctctctctctctctcccccccccccctctctctctctctccccctctctctctctctccaccctcccctctctctctctctctccctctctctctctctccaccccccccctctctctctctctcccccccccccctctctctctctctctctctctctctctctctctctctctctctctctctctctctctctctctctctctcgctctttctctctctctctcttcctctttctctttctctctctctcttcctcttgctctttctctctctctctcttcctcttgctctttctctctctctctcttcctcttgctctttctctctctctctcttcctcttgctctttctctctctctctcttcctcttgctctttctctctctctccccctcactttctatctcagtctttcgctttctctctcttgcctcaccCTTGCAACCTCACTCATCCCCCTACTAATTCCTTGCTTGACAACCTCTCCTTTGATCCTTCTATTCGCCAGTCAGACAAGACCTTCCTCCCATTTGCTGCACACAACTGacattccattcccattcccatttcaGCCTTGGCCGAAAAGATCATGGCAAACGAGGCACACATGATGGCGGTTCCTGAATGGCAGTCTACAGCCCAGTCTCCCCTAAACCCTAGCGACCCGTCTCTGCCTCCGGCCctgcaagcacacacaagcagtCAGGCAACTGCAAGCAGTTCCTCTATAAAGGAGACCACTGATATTAAAGCATTTCATAATCCCAACACGAGATCGGCGTaacattcttgtttttctttttttcagataatACTGTTAATCCATGCAGTCTGTCACATTCCATAAGCATTTCCATAATTTATACTACACTATGTTTAtaaatggagagtgagagtgaaagtgtgagtgAAAGTGTGCGTGAGAGTGAACACGTGTGGACTCCAATATTAGTCATGTTTCACAGACGACTTGCACCAAATAAACAAGTTTTATTTGAGTGCATTACCAAGTTATAATCTATttactaataaaataaataaaaaaaataatgaaataatcaaaaAAATCTTGCTTAATGACCTATACTCTTAGCAAGTAGTTTTCAAAAACAAATAATGTTGAcacaacagaaagaaataaactgTATAATAGACTTGGGCATTACATACTACTGTATATAGTGGGACTAATAGATACCAAGACAAGCACACTAAAATACCTACAGCTGACATTCAAAGACTTAATAATACATAGAATTGTAAAAAGTtcaagtatatttatttacaaagagtatatatttatttaaagcaCATCTGTATACCAGCACAATCACCAGTTACTAAACCAACAATGGTATATTCTGAGTCcttatgaataaaaaggaaatgaacacCAATTTCCATCTCACTTGAGACCAAATCAATTTCCTCGCACCCTGCTGGCAACCCATGAGCATGCCCCTGCAAGCTGCATTCCCGAATCCCACTCCAAAGAAGGGATGTAACAGAAATACAAGTCCACAAGCAAAACTTTTGCTTTGAATGATAGATCAaggcatttttaaaaatcttattaaacttatatatatccacaaagaaAGTCTTTGTGGGAGGCGCTCAGATGTAACAAATGCACATAAAAGTGGAGATACACATAGCTTACATGGTAAGAAAATGccaacttaaatatatacatatatctaaaacaGCCATGATGTGGTCACAGTataacaaatactactactaccataacaacaaataacagaaacaattacaTTAGTTaacatatcattatcacatccagactaaaaaaataattaccataaaacacagacacaggcaaCAAAAGACAGCAAAGTGAAAGCACTAAAAGCGGGAGGGAACGTCCACATCCCGAGTCCATTCAGAAAACAATTAAGTAACTCCGGTCAGTAAAACCTACATAACCActaaacataatataaaattaaattgaACAACATAAAAACTACTAAAACCCTCTCCAtcagctacaatatatatatgtatacaaatataaaaataaaagaggaagggtaAAGTGACTCAGTTAATCTCTGATCACCTACAGCCGGTAAatctgcaagaaaaaaagaaaacacaattacTTTATGAACatttagaaacaaaacaaaattatttactttgtgaataaataaaatgcaattactcattaaaaaaaaaaaaaaaaaaaaaatctataacttCTGGACATgagtataagaaaaagaaagaaaaagatatatattactaCTTTTTAAGactaagtaaaaaaggaaaaagagggttaAGTCTTCTCCATATactgaaaataaaactaaatcatatatataaaaaaaataatcaactaATGAACACAACCATTATACACTGATGAGGGTAAAATGCAACACATTAACATTTTTGCATGCTTAACTAGTAGTGTGTGCAACCATGACACTGAAGACACCAAAATGCAGAATAATAACATATTCTAAATGATCTAGGCCAGAAAGGAGGTAGCAAAGGTTAACCACAGAGCATTCAGTTTACATATGGTATAAACACAAACCATCTTCAGAAACACTCAGACTGTATGGGATTAGATACTGAATTTGATAAATACCTGACTCAAACAGTCAGCAGTAAGAGATTACTAAAGTATCTTGCACACTGTTCTTTTTCAATCATGAGAATATTGGTTACCAGGAAAGTGTTCATGGTACCCATTTGGGAGTCAGAGAAGCTCCTTTCCATCCTTCACAATTGTCTATTTCTTTATGCCTTTTgcatttgtatattgtatattgtaaattatgtaATTGTATATGCCATTTTCAAGGAAATTACCTTTCATCcaaaaatgatgaaattgatgagaaACTAAATGAATCCCAATGTATATGCACATAGCACATGCAcatgagcacacatacacatagtctcACTCTTTTATCATACACACAGTGAAAATGCAAGAGGCATATGCACACATAGTCCTTATACagtcacacataaaaacaaaatgagtGCAAACCCTGACACATACTCACAATAGCAAATTCACAAActtatgggggggggaggaagggattctaaaaaaaaagaagaaaatatttatatatatatacatacatacatatatatacatatatatatatatatatatatatatatatatatatatatatatacacacacacacacacacacacacacacacacatatatatatatatatatatatatatatatatatatatatatatatatacatacacacacacacacacacacacacacacacacacatatatatatatatatatacatatatgtatatatacatatatgtatatatacatatatgtatatatacatatatgtatatatacatatatgtatatatacatatatgtatatatacatatatgtatatatacatacatatatataatacatatatatatatatatatatatatatatatatatatatatatatatacatacacacacacacacacacacacatatatatatatatatatatatatatatatatatatatatatatatatatatatacatatatgtatatatacatatatgtatatataatttatatatatatatatatatatatatatatatatatatatatatatatatatataattcataattccCCTAACCTTCACtcgtgtttctcttccttttcaagcacggaaaacaaaatatttcaccATAGTTATTCTATGCCATCCAGATGATTACTGAGAgtaaatattatttaatatgaAGTCACTAAAATAAAATGCAGCCactgaaatgaaaagagaagaaaagacaaaaaatctgATGGTTGTGTACTGAATTCATTTTCCTAGTTATTATACTTTCACAATGGCTGCATCTCATTTTGTACTGATTTTTCACAAGAtgctgtgtctatgtatgttgtCACAATTACTCCTTTTAATAATGTATGTCATTACACGTTTgtatcatttcctctctctgcaAGTCAAAGCAGCAcattgggagaaaggaagaaaacgacaACAAATCCATCCATTTCTATTAACAAattctgagaaatacatttgtaaaataATCTGAGGTATATCTAAAGTACCATATTCcaagataattgataataatgatgaagacagtATTTCTGGCAAATTTTGTATTCTGTGACAAGCAGCAACATTTTACAACATCTAAATACCTCATAACAATGATGTCTTCAATATTGTTCTAAAGAAGTTTTCAATAGTATCACTTCTATACATTTATAGAGCAAAACCTTACACATTCAACACCATTTCACATTCATAAAATTATGTAAATTCAAAACATTCACATGGCTATTTCAAAAAAGTACTTGCACACAATGAGAACAAAATACATACTCTTACACATTATCCAAGGCAGTATCtttaaaaattggaaaaaaaaaaaatcatactaaaAGCAAAATCAACACAAACTAATAATTATCTTTTGCTAAACATCAGTACTGATATTTTTCCCCAAATCtgaatatacattttctttacaTACCTATCTAAACTCTCACTTGTGATCCCTGTTCTCCTATTACAGGAAAGACAAAACTTCTCTTTATaacaaatatgaagaagaagaaaaaacaaaacaaaacatcacATTTTGTTAACACTATGAGTCTGAGTTCAAATAATATTGAAATTTAACACAATTACAACAAACTCTGCACCAATAATGTTCACCCTAATTCTCTATGAGAAAAAGCTGTGAACCATACAAGTTAAAATCAAGAAGGcttgaataataaaaaacaagaaaatcttaCAATCTGACATGAGAGAGTGATACAAAATGCCACAAGTCATTAACACATCAGACTCGGTTAGCCAAAAGGTTCGTTCCAAGGTAAGAGCAGATATGTTTTAGCTGCTGGAGCAACTCCAGTCACAGTTGAGTTGCAGTATTTTCTTCTTATAAAATGCAGAGCAAAGCAAGTCAGTTGGAAATAAATATCTAGAtatctcccattttcctttacATATTCTATTCCAGAAATTTCTTTTTGAGAAACAGCTTCAGttatgaaatgaaaaatatttggAAGACCAGCTCCTACTAATCTTTTCATGCATTCGGCCCTCCTGGTGGACTACACTTGTTGCAAACTGAATCCTATTGTGGTCTACAActttcccatttccttcactGAAAAAGGCTAAAAATAGTAAAACTAGGCTTAAAGGTTTAATTACTTTATCCATATTATTTAGCTTTTGGAATTCACTATAGTTTGATGAAAGCCCAGCTGCATTTTGGAAATGGGAAATGGGTGTCAGCAAAGattcaagtaaaataaaaagaaatagtttTCTTCCCCATCTTTTGATTTATTGTTTCATTAAACATAACTACTGGTCATATTGGCAGTCCATTACTGAATATCTTTCCAGCTTCTAGATACTGCAATATGCTAAAAGAAAActgattcttgttttttcttaccAAATTATGTCACTAACTCTGTACATTGTGAACACTTTCCTTTCAAGTTCTGCATGGAATTTCTAAAATTTTTGGACAATTTATCCTaacatataattttttaaataatagtaCACTCACATCTATTAAAGTGCTTTGCAACCttcttgaaaaaatatttttttgtgtgtgaaaattaTGAAAAGATGAATCTGAGAATGTCACCAGCTCAAGACACACAGTAAAGATTCTAacaagattttttaaaattacaaaaTACCATTCAATAAGTCATCTAACAAAGATGAAGCAGTGTTATAATAGGTAGAATTACAAGAAAGTCAAGGAACCTCATCAAGAGGTTGAGTACCTTGCCTCTGAGAGCTTTTTCCAAACCTACATCTTTTAAGGATATCAAATACATTTAACCTGAATGACTACAGATAGAACAGGACATGAAACAGTTTCCTACCAAtggatatatcaataaatttcaTCTACCTTCCTTTAATGCCCCTACAATAAATGTTATATCACCTCTAAAAAGTGGTTTACATATTTCTGCTAGACCTGtttaaaataacacacaaaacatAATAGTATAAAGCATGACAAGTATTGACAAAAAAGGCAGtgttaatgaaaattacaataatctgGGTGACTAGactttaaaatattttgtaattaaATATTCCAGTTATTGAAGCAGACATTAATTTACAAAAAAGGATTTTTGAGCACTAGCAACCTGGATTCAGTTGTAGATTCCCTACCGTTAATTACAAGTTTATTTTCAGTATGAAGAATGGTTATAGAAAGGGGTATAAGCTTTATCATCCTAAATAATCTAAAATAGATAATATGCAAGAAGAATGAATATTCACTGaacaaaatgcaaaacaaaaatacctacatacatatgagcTCATGCACATCCAGTGGGGTTCTCAGGTCAATCGCTGGAAAATGCACTTAAACAATGTTTTGTTAGTTGAAAATTTCATCTATAATATAAGCATGTTAATTCACTACAGTCATAAGCAAATtagtctgagaacacctttggatgTGCAtgcttttttacacacacacacacacacacacacacacacacacacacacacacacacacacacacacacacacacacacactcacactcacactcacactcacactcacactcacactcacactcacactcacactcacactcacactcacactcacactctcacactcacactctctctctcacatgtacatacatactcacataaacacacacacatgtatgtgcatatagccTCACATGTccatacacatgcatgtttgcacatgtgtatggacataaacatacatacacttacacatacatgtgcatgcacacacagacacagacacagacacagacacagacacacactaataAGAAAATAGCCAAATGTAATATCAAAATATGTCTGCCTTgcatattcataccttttccatatTATCTGTTATAGATCTTTACATTAAAAAAGCAATATAGATAAATGCAGACATGGATATGTtagaatatgataaataaaaaaggccAACTCACAAGAAAGGAACTAGTTGGGAATACATATGGAGGTGATGAAGACACAAACTTTGCCTGTATTAAGACAGAAAATCAAATTGCTTTAGAGGAGAAGCATCtctgcatcatttttttttagctATGAAGATGCTCGAGGCTATTCTCATATTTATCCCTTCTAGatcttgaaaaaatataaaaagctgAAGTTGTAAGAATTGCAGTTAAAGATACTCAGCTGGAATCAAGCTTTTGTATAGGAAGCATCACATGCCATGGACACAGAAGGTTTAATCAGTgaaccttctccccttttctaccATAACTCGGTACCATGAAACACCAATGCGATATGATGAAAAAGGTcattgagagggaggaggaaaagaggtgaaAGCGAAAATGATGGTGAGAATTAAGTTGAAGATTAAGACGAAGAAGGAGCAAAATGTGGTTGAAGGAAGGAGATCAAATCATACACAagttatgaagatgatgaagaccaAAGCATCCATTCTCTTGACAGCATGAACTGACACTCTTTGGAAAGTGAATTATGCGCTTGAACAGGAGCAGAGGAAGCCAGTGTTAAGTCCGAAAAGAGTCGCTGACAAATCCACAATTTTCCGGGTCTCTTGGGATTTCGGGAATGTACAAGGGGAAGCAGAAGAGACGGCGTTTAGGGGTCGGGCTTAGTAATAGCCGCTACGGTGCTGGTGCAGGGCCTGTTGTAGAAATGTGTGGGCTTAGACCTCAGCTCTAGCCAAAAGTATAGaagctaagaaaaaaataaaaaacaaaaataaataaataaataaataaaactaatcatAACACTTAGAATGAACAGATATCACAACACCAGCAGACAAGTATTAGTTGCATAACAAgtgtgagagagacgagataatCCTAAAATGCTACAGGCTTTTGAGCGAACACTCTATGACATATGTTCAATGTGGTTTTCCAGATCAAATTTTGAGGCTGATGCAAATATTCAGCTTATTATCCTCTCTTCATACATTTGAATCTTATTTAACCACTTGCCGACAGGtatgacgggtagacacgtgctatgcccactgttagtacttgtttgatcgacatagatggctatacttgtactaagtcaccaatgagccagttacaagtactgcccgtcttgcccgttcacccttttctttgatttatgaaatattttacgttatcttattttgctgttactaatattaaaaaacattataataattataatgtttataataaaaataacaccatcgatattcatagcactagtaaaaaatgtttttcccgccaattcaaatcacgtatggtcacaaggtctactaattgactcctttgtggctaagcactagcagagccatctgctagtgcagacatttcacaaaaaaatatagaaaatgggcacagcattttccccattttttttttttaattttacccggcggcattgggttaaaaatgtCGCCACATATCTTGGTATCTTGCTCAATCAACCTGTAGTGTTCATGATTAGTTTTCATTTAATACTTCTTCACTTAATTAATTTGAAGATTACTTTGAAGGTTTATTTCACAAATGAACTAGCCAAATGAGAAGttcaacaaaaatacaacacaaaaaGAAATTGTTAGTACCAACAAAAGCTATGAACGGCATCAGCTGCAAACCATACACTCTCCATTTCAAATACACACTTTTCCCTAATTCATCTTTTGAATAAATAACCTGAAGAATAAAAACCATTAATCTAGATATTAACAAGATCATCTGCTACACAAAATATCATTTTATAAAAGTTTTTAGTCCTGAAAGTTCAAAATCATAGTGCATTTAACCAGCTTTCCACATAGCTGTATGCTGGAATATCAAtactctttacctctttctcattGCAAATCTACAACAGATTAGTTGATGTTACACTCTTCCCTTTGCATTTTATATCCAGTTAAGATTATGTCTCATTCttagaagaaaggaaatatatcaagtaaaaaagaaagaaaagaaaagaaacaaaaaagaaagaaagaaagaaaaaaaaaatatatatatataaatatatatatatatatatatatatatatatatatatatatatacatacatatatatatttatatatctatatatataaatatatatatatatgtaaatatatatatatatatatatatatatatatatatatatatatatatatgtgtgtgtgtgtgtgtgtgtgtgtatttatgtatatgtatatatatacacatttatatatatatatatatatatatatatatatatatatatatatatatatatgtgtgtgtgtgtgtgtgtgtgtgtgtgtgtgtgtgtgtgtgtgtgtgtgtgtgtgtgtgtgtgtgtgtgtgtgcgtgtgtatttatgtatatgtatatatatacacatttatatatatatatatatatatatatatatatatagatatatagatatatatatgtatatatgtatatatatagatatatatatatatatatatatatatatacatatatacatatatacatatatatatatatatatatatatatatatatgtatatatgtatatatatatatatatatatatatatatatatatatatatatgtgtatatatataaatgtgtatatatatacataaacataaatacacacacacacacacacacacacacacacacacatatatatatatatatatatatatatatatatatatatatatttacatatatatatacatatatatatatatatatatacatatatttatatatctatatatataaatatatatatataaatatatatatatatatatatatatatatgtaaatatatatatatatatatatatatatatatatatatatatatatatgtgtgtgtgtgtgtgtgtgtgtgtgtgtgtgtgtgtgtgtgtgtgtgtgtgtgtgtgtgtgtgtgtatttatgtatatgtatatatatacacatttatatatatatatatatatatatatatatgtatatatgtatatatatatatatatatatatatatatatatatatttatttatatatacatatatacatttatataaatatttatatatatatatatatatatatatatatatatatatatatatatatatatatatgataataaatctcAAACATGTAGTAGATATTTAACTTgagaaagataaattaatgaattacacaaaataaattccttttctttctttttttcatcattatgccAAAGAGTAATTCACTTTAATAAATTATTTAACATAGATCTTATGCTCCCACACTACTTGAAATCTAATTGCCTTGATATCATGATCCCTATTCCATGGCTTTCAGTCAAACAGGATTCAATATGACAtcactatttgcatatatataatacattaatacAAATGTATGACTAAAATCACTATATGACATTTGACTTTCCTGTAAAAGGTGAATCATATCATCCGGAACTTTCTTAGTATTCAAGTTGGTTGGTTCTATTGGCTGCTGAGAACATATTTTGGTAATTGCTTTCAAGTTTCAAAGTAGGTCACCTTAACTATTTATTTGTATGCACACTGTCCAGTTAAGAATGATCTGCATACAGATTCCATATCTGGAAACTGTTTCAGAAGAAATATGAAGGCAGTTCCTTTGGGTGCCACCAATAACAACCTATAAGCACAGGCTAAactgtcttcttccttttatatgAACTCCATGGCATTTAGAAGGAAAAagatgacaaagaagaaaaagaaatggaaattgcTTTTCACAAAAAGAaagcatataatgataatgccacaTACCACAGAATTACCAAAAAAGAGTTACCATTATATgacattatattacatttatatgcaaacatacagacatactttcATTCATTACCTCACACAATTATTAAACATCACTTCTTTCCTTGTAGTGAAAAAAGCATTCTGAAATGAAGGGACTACAAACTGCCAAATGAATTTCCAGCAACTAACACTGAAATCATAGACCGCTGTTCTACTAATAAGCAAATCCAAGGAATATTATTTCAAAGAGAATTTCAAACCAATTGcagatataaacatacttttGTAAAAACAACCTTCAATCTACAATAAAAGAATATTAATCATTAGTCACAATTTATAAGAATAAGAGATGAACACCAGAAAAAATACTTGACCATCATATACtaacaaaataattaagaaaGATGCCTACAGTACAAAATGAAGGATCAATCTTTGCAAGAAATGCACATTAAAAGTCTTAAATTAATCATGCATTCTTAATGAAGTTGTAAGGTTAATGATAGGACTCAAAAAGTAAATAATGTAGTATATCACATTTACAGTTTCTGCCTTTTTTATGCAATTAAGAGTTCCTATACTTTCTCAAATCAATCTCAAACTCTTTGTTAACAATATAAATTCCTGTagacgagaaaaaggagagagcaaaacgATAGGGAGAGccagataaaatgaaaaagaaaaagaaatgacacaaggacagtaaagaaaatatgataaaatagaaatgaatgagaaagtaaatacagggaaaggggagagcaTACAGGATACAAGATAGCAACTCTGAAAATGTGGGTGAACACCAAGTTAAACAAACAACCTAAATTTACAGTGAAAACTTCATGTATAGAGGGTTTCCATGTATAGAGGGTTTACTGTAAATTCTGATACCAGAACAGCAAGGACTGCaatgtgtctctt of Penaeus chinensis breed Huanghai No. 1 chromosome 37, ASM1920278v2, whole genome shotgun sequence contains these proteins:
- the LOC125045442 gene encoding uncharacterized protein LOC125045442, whose translation is MGSFMSSVMRSDLRESQEQQVTAMKSDMISQQVELARRMAERQMALQVASVRELMLWFVPFAVTSYAFLYRGYRNTNSWVVLFPLIPVTFGLAYQLHYAYGSKTAQIRALAEKIMANEAHMMAVPEWQSTAQSPLNPSDPSLPPALQAHTSSQATASSSSIKETTDIKAFHNPNTRSA